In Telopea speciosissima isolate NSW1024214 ecotype Mountain lineage chromosome 10, Tspe_v1, whole genome shotgun sequence, the DNA window taaaagtaGTGTTTTCTTCTAGTAATTTCCAATAATGTTAATGCAAAAAACTTCAAAGAGGTTTATATTGAGAAACCAAACAACATTTAGGGCATAGAAAAGTTAGCTTTTGGGGTGCTATACTGCATGCATTGTTTGCCATGGAGCATGTGCATTGTGCAGTCACAATTTCACTCTTCCCTTATCCAGCTCCTGTCTTTGTTAGGAATTTATAGGCAGTTTGCAAGTTACAAACTAagactccaaccaaggtgcaaCCAAGCAAGCATCCTCACCTGCTATAGAAAAACACATGTGGTCCCTCAATCACTGGGACTCGGTCCCCTAAACTTTTTTAGGGCAACAGGGGAAACGTATGACTACTCTTCCTAACTTCACTCGGGAGTCAGGAGCTGCTTTCAGAAACACTCAGCCACTCAGACTTGTGGGTTATTTTCTCTGATATCTTCTACACCCCCGAAACAACCAACCTTCTTTAACAAAATATCACCCTCCCTTTCCCTTGATGCTCCAGTTCTTATCTCACATGGTTATTGCTTAGTTGAAGGCTTTACAATCTCCTAAAGCCCCTGGGCTCTGCAAAGGGGCAGCATGGGCTACTACAGTTGAATTGCTTTATAATTTCATCAGAGTGGTCAAATTATGTGATATACTGATATACAAGAAATCAGTTTTAAGATGGAAAATACAAGCAAGTTTAACATTAAACAAATAGATGAAATCCTTACCGAACCCCCAGCCTCTAGTTCCATTTATACATAGATTTGACCCAAGATATTACATATAAATAATGGGTATGTAGCATTTAACTTTCTCTGAGCTCAAATTACATACCTTTTTACATTATAGGGTAACAATTTAATATAGTATATTCAGCAAAGCTCTTGAAATAGAAGTCAAAGAAATTGTTGACATCTTTTGCCTAAACTAACATCCTTTGGGGGACTGGTTATAGTGAGAGGCATCTTACCAACCCTTGATCACATGCTGAGTGGGTGTCTTAAGTCTTCACCATAAACAGATCAAGTTTACTCTATATTAACAGCAAATCacaggggaaaaaaagggaaagcgAAAATCAAAtgaagttttattttatttagggaGAAAAAAATCACATAAAGTTCTACCTTATTTTCCTTTCGTTGTTCCTGGGAAGAGGGGGAGGACTTACCAAATCAGCAAAAACAAAATCCAGCTCTTTGACAAAATTTTCTCTCCGTCGTTCCCACTCTGCAGCAGTCTGGCAGAAATAGAGCCAGTGGATTAAAATTTGATCCACAGTTGACAAATAATAAACTCCATCAAAATTTAAtttcagagaaaaaaaatgaagaaacttAATAACAGAAAGCATGAATAGCAACAAAATTATAGAAGCACGAGCTTTAAACATAATTCTGCATCAAAGGATGGGAAACATCATCATACTACCAGAAGAATTATTAGGAGCTTCTACAATAAATGATCCGCAAGATTGAAAGCCCAAATCCTTCATGAAAGAGCTAACAAGATATGTGATTAAAGAAAATCCAGAAGAATTTTAGGCTGTCTGACATTGATAGGAGCTGTTAATTTGGCAACTCTGTACGGTTTATTTTAAGTACCATCAGTTGTGCTTTTTAGACAATACAGTTTATGTGAAAGGATATTAAAAATGTTGTACAGTAAGTAGAACACAGGGTAGAACAGAAATTTAATTTGAGTAAAATATAAGTGTCAGTGCGACTCTTTCTCTATCGCGTGCGAAGAAGAAAACTTAATACACCTGATAAACAGTAACCTCCTCCAATTCATCCATTCAATGATGTTCACGACAACCTAAGACAGTCATTAACAAAGATCCAAATGACATTTTCAGCATACACTTAGATCTTCTAAAAATTCTACCAAGAAAGAATCTGAAGCAAAATCAAAACCACAAACAACTAACAGAAGACAGTTCGTCATTCTGAACCCTCAAATATAAATCATTTCCACAAAACCAGTACACGTAGTAAAACATAAACAGAAAACCAATGATCCACCGAGGCTGTTCACAACAAATAAAAACGAACAGAACAGAAACAATGTCAACTGAGAATTGAAGAGAACGCCATACCTTAGTGAAGATGCCAACGCCGCACTCCATGAACACTTTAGCGAAGAATAAGTCATCTGCCAAAAGCCGTTCCTTAAACCCCCCGAACTGAAGCAACCACCGGAAAAATGGCGACTTCTCCAACTCAAAGTAACGGTAGACAATCGATCCAGGTATCCGTCCAGTCTCAATCGCCGAAGCCAGATCCGAAGGTATACTATCCAAAGACCTCCCTACCTGCGTAAGCACCAGAATCGCCTCCGCCTTGTTTTTATCGCCAGCTTCCTCTCcttcatcaccaccaccactatatTTTCCACCATTTCCACCACTGCTACCGCCTCCGCCGGAGTATAGCACGATCACCGGATTCTGCTTCCGCTTCGCCTGCCATATCAACGGGGAGGCGGAAATGGAAGTTTTAGAAGCGGTGATACGGCcgagggaagaaggagaagcaaaTGATGAACTATGGTGACTGAACTTGGGGAAGCCAATAGAGCTTGTCGACGGATTGAAAGTAGCAGTGATCGCCATGAACGTGTTCTTCTCTAACTCGTTTGTTCTCTCAGACcaagcttgagagagagagagattcttctCTGAAAAGCGTTGGGTTTATTAGGGAGGTGGTGAGTGGGGACGGAGCGAGAGACGAATTAGGTTTGAGTTTTTGACCTTTGACGGTTGCTTTGGTTTCTTCTTCCGACAACTAAGGAGAAAAAACTAAGAAGAGGTTCTTGAATTGGTGTTTACGAGGCAAAAGTTGCAGAAGATACTGGGGCCCACTGACCTACACGTCAGCTCTTCTCCGTTATTTTCGAAGATTTGGTATCTTATTGGTGGATTAGGAAAAAAGTTGTGGGGACTTCTACTAGATTTGGTAAAGTCAAATCAGGGAATCAAAACTCTAGATCGGAAAgcaggaaaaaagaaaggtaTTCGGTGGGTCACATCATGAGATACAACTGGTATGGAatatggattagggtttaaatgTTGGATGGATTCCAATCTGACGTCACCAGATAATCCGAAAGCAAGACGTCATGTAAGGCAACGCCCACGTGTTTATTATTCTTTTAGGTTTACACTTATTCAAGCAAACACGCCTTTCTACATCATTTTCCAGGGAACAATGGTTAAGTTATGGGTCCTCTTTCCcctatttatttctgttttttcttgttatttggTTCAGAATAGATGGTATAGAACCAAGTAGTAAAGACAAACCCCTTTAGGACTCCACAATGCCCAACCATTTTGCCCAACCATGTTAGTTCAATAAAGTTTCTTTCCATTCAAACCCATACCGAGTGGTTGAAGGTTTTATAATATTTCCTCACCTTCTCACCCATACTCTCTCTTTCACATAGATACacattttaaatattttttgttttggaaaaggaacgctaaccggtTAGGCGTAGCTCCAACGCTTAGACACATAACCGCTTAATCGCCTTGAAAATAATCATCTTGTTCCAAGGATTTCCGAATTTTATGGCAGTAGGATGGTTAGACAGGTACTGTGTCTAGGCATTGGAGCCATGCCTAGAATGTGACCCGTTAACGTTCTTAAGCTTTTTAGTGAACTACAAGTTGGGCTGGTCACTATCTGTTTTTAAAAGCTAGCTACATTTGGGTTGAATTCATccttataagaattttttttagggttgatgttctctgtgccgcagcgcagcctgtgcccagacacatgggcttgtcatttaggggggcagggtggttatAGCATCTATCAGATCCAtatagtcgaccccatttaattgggataaagTTATGGTTGTTTGTGATGGttatttcgcccacccccatgtgtctgggcacaacctGCACCCCTAATACAGAAAACattcttccttattttttaaCGTAGTTCTATTTGAGTTCCAACAAACGGTATTCGAACCAAATGATGACAACCCCACTGTACCCGAAGAAAATCCCTTGAAGAAGATTTCATTTCTCACGTTCACTCTCGGGAGGAAATTGCTGGGTTTTATGAAAGCAATCTCTTCTTAATGACTGGCTTTTAAGGGTGGTTCTTGGAAGACCTCTCTCAAGCAAGATTAAGTAAAGGCAATATTCAATGAGGTCGCCACCAGCCAATTATAATCCAATTCATCCTCTCGGTACTTCTATGATGGTTTACGCGTGTGAGGGTGAGGGAGAAGAACGGTGGGGTGGATGGTAATTTTGATTACGCTATTTCGAGTCGGGGAAGACAAGGATGGAGATTGGGAGAAAAACAAAGAGGGGTCAAGGATAAGGGCGGGCAGGGAGGACAGGGATGGCGAGAGAAACAAAGAGGTGGGGGAGTGGAGCGAGAGATGCGGCGGTGGGGGGCCTAAGggcaagggagagagagagagagagagagagaatatctggaatttttagatttttcaattatttctaATCTATTACCAGCCTCGATCCCATAAAACGGACCGGTTGAGGTTGCTGAGGCCGATTAAACCAATTCAGATTAGAATCGAAATCCAAATTGGCTAAGGCCTCAGCGGATTCGGACCCGATTCCAATTCCTATAACCGTGGATAAAAGGGTTCTTGAGGGGCATGGAAGAAGTTCTCTCTACCCAGTACCCAGTTTTAGAGCAATCAGTCTGCGATCATTATGGTGGATGAGAACAGTGCAATACATATACAACCCCTGACGAATAAAACGATTCGAGagtcaataaaataaaatacacaaTGGACTTGCAAACAAACCTTCATTTATCACACACTACAAAGATGAAATCAAAGGGTATCAACCAGTAACACCCTCATGTACAAATGAAAGAATATTTCCTGCTTGCTGATGTCCTAAAACTACAATACCTTCAGCTGCAGttcttgaaaagaaaaatggaatgacaaaaaaaaaaaaaaaggacattaCCCAGGCAGGCAGGCAGGCAGGCACCGAAAGAGCAGATACAATATCATCAGTAGCCATCTTCACGAGCAGGCAAACAGAAACTACTAGAGATATAACAACCCACAAACACTGTACTAATATAATCACATTCCTAGGACAGATATGGGCACCAAGTAACAACAAATGAACAAAAGGAAGCTGTAGAGAGCCCAGAATAAAATTCTAGTGCAGTCACTCCTTGCGAATACTCAGAAGAGAGCCACTTTCTTCTTCCGCATGTCCTGCTTCCACTTTGGCAGCTGGTAGAATGCTTCTTTCGTCATCCCCAATACAGTCTGGAATTCCTCGTCAGACAGATAGGCCTgaccaacaaaacaaagaacaagaatAACTAACAAGAAATATTAAATGTGGTTTATGGATGAAATAGTTTTGACCGTACAATATGACTAGCttcatttgataaaaatattTCCTTCCGAAAAAAATGTAACGCCCAAGgaagaatttaaaataaatatccACTCAGCAACATCAAAAGCACAAACCTCTCTCCTCTTGAAATCAATTCCTTTAACTGGGTTGGTCGATTTGGTGTTCAATTGATCATAACTATATGTCTTACTACCATTCTCATCCTGCTGCACCTCCTCCTGCTCCGTCTCCTGTTCGATCTCTTGTTTCAACTCTGACTCCTCTCCATTGCTCTCAGATATGGATAATATTCCCTCTTCTGTTTCCTTCACTGGAGATCCTTCTTGAGAGTCCACCTCAGAGTTAGCATTTTCACTTTTCAACCTAGCTGCGATATATAATGATTGTCAGAAGCACTAAACTTCGATAAATAAGAATCTCAATAAACTAAGACATATTGTAGAAGTCAAGAAGTCGAACGATTTTGAAGCATCTAACAATAATTGCTACAAATTTTAAGGGTGACAGGGATTTTTTCCCagatgaggataaacttttatAATCCCCAAGATAACTAATTTGGCATAAGGCAAAAAGAAATGCAAAAGCTTCCATAACATTACAGAAAAGCCTAGTCCAAACCAGTAGGCACTCCACATGTAATTCCTTGTAGAATATACATGTTAGAGAAAAAGATTTCTTAGGCATGCTATGAACTGAGTCTCTCACACtttaataaacccaaaaaacaccGTACAGCATTGAAAGATTTGAGGTCATTTTAGGCATTTGTAGCACAAAAACATTAAACAACCATTCATCTTCCAAAATATAACATCTGGTCTCCTCAAAAGAGAATGTCATCATACTTTCCCTACCAGAGCTTTCCTCTGTTGGTGGGCTTCTAGAGCCTCGCGCAGGAGATGCCTCAGGCGAGCGCTTCTTCTGTTCAGCAGTCAGAACATTTGAAAGAGCAGCTACAGCAGCTGCTCTCTGTGATCCTCGGCTTGTACCAAATGGCTTGGGAGCTGCAGCTTTGGATGAACTGGATGGATTAAAGGCAGAGTTCAATGCAGCTAAAGCTGAAGCTCTTTGAGTTGCTCCTCCCTGATTTGAGCTGTTGGACTTATCTTGATTCTGCATGAATGTTATTAGAGTAAGTCAAGACCAAAATCcaaacttgacatatgaataTGTCGGGAATTTAGGGAAGGAATAGAGGATCGATTAAGTTAGAATGTAATCCCATCAAATAAAATTTGCTATTACAGTATCTAGCAACCATAAAGTAATCTGAAACTAAGGACCACAGAAAATTGAACTCAACTCAActcttgtttttccttttcaaaagTGAGCAAAGTGGAACTTAACTGCCCAATATAATCAGTTAACAATAGGCTGAACTAAATTTCCAAATTAAGGACGCATACAAGCTTCTCCATCAAATAGCTACTTCATAAGCCATCAAATAAAAGCTTAGCATAAGCGATGAAGTGATGGCATAAAACTAGTCAGAGAAAGCTCATGGAATCTAGTCAAAATGGCAAAGAACTCATGAACAAGATGCAGAACAAGAAATCTCCTAAGGACCTTCATTACCATAGTCATCAATTTATTCCACCTAAAGCATCCACTGTGAGGAAGCAGTAAGATACATTAACTGTCTAAATCAATGGTTCACAGCAAAAGGTTTGGGCTACCAGGGCAAATGCCCGAGTTCAAGTCAAGAAGCAGCCACCTTGTGCATAAAATGCTGAATGTTAGGACTGTCTCCAAACTCATCCCTCCGACAACCCCATGGCAGGACCAGCACTGGGTAATGGCCCTTTTATTGAATAAATGTGATCCTAACTTGATAAAAACCTTGATCCAAATCACTAAAAATGTTTATCACATATCATTGTTTAACATATATTGTACAAACAATAGAAAAGTAATTGAACACTACATAGCCCTTCAGAAGCTTCATGAAATAAGAATAGTCTTAAGAAGCAGTAAGATACATTTACTCTCTCAATCAATAGTTCACAGCAAATCTAACTATTGATCTGTCCAAGGGTTTAGAGGCATGTTCTTTTTTCAATGCCTAATGAAAAGGTCAAAAGAAAGAGACATATCAGTCTCTAAGTAACATTCAGAAACAACATGAATTTATTGAGATGCTGGTTCTTTGTACTTAGCAAGAAAAAGGGAGgaggggagaagaaaagagggataaaaaaaaaagaaaaagaaaacccaagtAGTCAACTTTGGAATATAATAAGGTGAAAATTTTTGGGAGGCATCATATATACCCAAAACATTTTAATCCTCGTGACCTATTTGTTACATGAATTTGGTTAGGTTGCAGCAATGGTTTTAAAAGACAATATGGTAAATTTCATGTCctgtaaaaggaaaaataaatcaaatctaGAACTTACCTCCGAAGAATGTGCACCAAAAAGCGAGAACATTTTCTTCACAAATGAGTTTTCATGAGCCTGCAGTTTCGCA includes these proteins:
- the LOC122641393 gene encoding protein RETICULATA-RELATED 4, chloroplastic-like, with amino-acid sequence MAITATFNPSTSSIGFPKFSHHSSSFASPSSLGRITASKTSISASPLIWQAKRKQNPVIVLYSGGGGSSGGNGGKYSGGGDEGEEAGDKNKAEAILVLTQVGRSLDSIPSDLASAIETGRIPGSIVYRYFELEKSPFFRWLLQFGGFKERLLADDLFFAKVFMECGVGIFTKTAAEWERRRENFVKELDFVFADLFMAVIADFMLVWLPAPTVSLRPALAVSAGPIAKFFHNCPDNAFQIALAGSSYSLLQRIGAIVRNGAKLFAVGTSASLVGTGVTNALIRAKKAVAKESDDEVEEVPLLATSVAYGVYMAVSSNLRYQLLAGVIEQRVLEPLLHHHKVVLSALCFAVRTGNTFLGSLLWVDYARLVGVQKIRE